Proteins encoded within one genomic window of Anopheles gambiae chromosome 3, idAnoGambNW_F1_1, whole genome shotgun sequence:
- the LOC1280181 gene encoding uncharacterized protein LOC1280181 isoform X1 translates to MAVQVDNLLLSDIGRSISLDTATRLRNAAMSKLIRQVSIETPAPKLKDCVLNLVVPVPDTPAQGARILVVYAGACYRKNQSTSISSISSQLSDTGDITTSLHLLAKQMQSGSFTSISEEGPDSTPPQHHQTSVAIQHNPQAHQGVRDGALFPGFEVAGVIESLGSELKPDCGFKVGQRVILYPYEGVPHGYSELMVVPDLKYLIPIPDELPLAVAATLPTGALLAQSAIIAAHKIVDELLKSRPGEKVKILIVGTGGLALWAVRIAAQHFYTPATKDKIQITVASLRDEGFLVAKKCERVNIVQWNEDLYEKQLIERTHDACDGLVDIVIDFGTTSRSLHRSMQCLTKGGHIFISDEVAEKLLPKFSKRAEERGQTIEAAPTGTIEQLHQLVKLVSSNEIEPPPHSVFPSDQAADVVRKLASSEIPGRAILKFHDIE, encoded by the exons ATGGCAGTGCAAGTGGATAATTTGTTACTCTCCGACATTGG ccGTTCAATATCGTTGGACACCGCGACACGCCTCAGAAACGCCGCCATGAGCAAGCTCATCCGCCAGGTGTCGATCGAAACGCCGGCACCGAAGCTGAAGGACTGTGTGCTGAATCTGGTCGTGCCGGTGCCGGACACGCCGGCCCAGGGCGCCCGCATCCTGGTCGTCTATGCCGGGGCCTGCTACCGCAAGAACCAGTCCACCTCGATCTCGTCCATCAGCAGCCAGCTGTCGGACACGGGCGACATCACCACGTCGCTGCATCTGCTCGCGAAACAGATGCAGAGCGGCAGCTTCACCAGCATCAGCGAGGAAGGGCCGGACAGTACGCCGCCCCAGCACCATCAAACGTCGGTCGCGATCCAGCACAACCCGCAGGCGCATCAGGGCGTCCGGGATGGGGCACTGTTTCCCGGGTTTGAGGTGGCGGGCGTGATTGAATCACTCGGCAGCGAGCTGAAACCGGACTGCGGGTTTAAGGTGGGCCAGCGGGTGATTCTGTACCCGTACGAGGGCGTCCCGCACGGCTACTCCGAGCTGATGGTGGTGCCCGACCTCAAGTATCTGATCCCGATCCCGGACGAGCTGCCGCTGGCGGTGGCGGCCACCCTGCCGACCGGTGCGCTGCTCGCCCAGAGCGCCATCATTGCGGCGCACAAGATCGTGGACGAGCTGCTGAAGAGCCGGCCGGGCGAGAAGGTGAAGATACTGATCGTCGGTACGGGCGGGCTGGCCCTGTGGGCGGTGCGCATTGCGGCGCAACACTTCTACACACCGGCGACCAAGGACAAGATACAGATTACGGTCGCGAGCCTGCGGGACGAGGGTTTCCTTGTGGCGAAGAAGTGCGAACG GGTAAACATCGTCCAGTGGAACGAGGATCTGTACGAGAAGCAGCTGATCGAGCGCACGCATGACGCTTGCGACGGGCTGGTCGACATCGTGATCGACTTCGGCACGACGTCGCGCAGCTTGCACCGGTCGATGCAGTGCCTGACCAAGGGCGGCCACATCTTCATCAGCGACGAGGTGGCGGAAAAGCTGCTGCCCAAGTTTAGCAAGCGGGCGGAGGAGCGCGGCCAAACGATCGAGGCCGCCCCAACCGGTACGATCGAGCAGCTGCATCAGCTGGTGAAGCTAGTTTCTTCCAATGAG ATTGAACCACCGCCACACTCAGTATTTCCCTCGGATCAGGCCGCCGATGTGGTGCGCAAGCTGGCGAGCTCGGAGATTCCCGGACGTGCCATCCTGAAATTCCATGATATCGAGTAA
- the LOC1280181 gene encoding uncharacterized protein LOC1280181 isoform X2, whose protein sequence is MSKLIRQVSIETPAPKLKDCVLNLVVPVPDTPAQGARILVVYAGACYRKNQSTSISSISSQLSDTGDITTSLHLLAKQMQSGSFTSISEEGPDSTPPQHHQTSVAIQHNPQAHQGVRDGALFPGFEVAGVIESLGSELKPDCGFKVGQRVILYPYEGVPHGYSELMVVPDLKYLIPIPDELPLAVAATLPTGALLAQSAIIAAHKIVDELLKSRPGEKVKILIVGTGGLALWAVRIAAQHFYTPATKDKIQITVASLRDEGFLVAKKCERVNIVQWNEDLYEKQLIERTHDACDGLVDIVIDFGTTSRSLHRSMQCLTKGGHIFISDEVAEKLLPKFSKRAEERGQTIEAAPTGTIEQLHQLVKLVSSNEIEPPPHSVFPSDQAADVVRKLASSEIPGRAILKFHDIE, encoded by the exons ATGAGCAAGCTCATCCGCCAGGTGTCGATCGAAACGCCGGCACCGAAGCTGAAGGACTGTGTGCTGAATCTGGTCGTGCCGGTGCCGGACACGCCGGCCCAGGGCGCCCGCATCCTGGTCGTCTATGCCGGGGCCTGCTACCGCAAGAACCAGTCCACCTCGATCTCGTCCATCAGCAGCCAGCTGTCGGACACGGGCGACATCACCACGTCGCTGCATCTGCTCGCGAAACAGATGCAGAGCGGCAGCTTCACCAGCATCAGCGAGGAAGGGCCGGACAGTACGCCGCCCCAGCACCATCAAACGTCGGTCGCGATCCAGCACAACCCGCAGGCGCATCAGGGCGTCCGGGATGGGGCACTGTTTCCCGGGTTTGAGGTGGCGGGCGTGATTGAATCACTCGGCAGCGAGCTGAAACCGGACTGCGGGTTTAAGGTGGGCCAGCGGGTGATTCTGTACCCGTACGAGGGCGTCCCGCACGGCTACTCCGAGCTGATGGTGGTGCCCGACCTCAAGTATCTGATCCCGATCCCGGACGAGCTGCCGCTGGCGGTGGCGGCCACCCTGCCGACCGGTGCGCTGCTCGCCCAGAGCGCCATCATTGCGGCGCACAAGATCGTGGACGAGCTGCTGAAGAGCCGGCCGGGCGAGAAGGTGAAGATACTGATCGTCGGTACGGGCGGGCTGGCCCTGTGGGCGGTGCGCATTGCGGCGCAACACTTCTACACACCGGCGACCAAGGACAAGATACAGATTACGGTCGCGAGCCTGCGGGACGAGGGTTTCCTTGTGGCGAAGAAGTGCGAACG GGTAAACATCGTCCAGTGGAACGAGGATCTGTACGAGAAGCAGCTGATCGAGCGCACGCATGACGCTTGCGACGGGCTGGTCGACATCGTGATCGACTTCGGCACGACGTCGCGCAGCTTGCACCGGTCGATGCAGTGCCTGACCAAGGGCGGCCACATCTTCATCAGCGACGAGGTGGCGGAAAAGCTGCTGCCCAAGTTTAGCAAGCGGGCGGAGGAGCGCGGCCAAACGATCGAGGCCGCCCCAACCGGTACGATCGAGCAGCTGCATCAGCTGGTGAAGCTAGTTTCTTCCAATGAG ATTGAACCACCGCCACACTCAGTATTTCCCTCGGATCAGGCCGCCGATGTGGTGCGCAAGCTGGCGAGCTCGGAGATTCCCGGACGTGCCATCCTGAAATTCCATGATATCGAGTAA
- the LOC1280182 gene encoding trans-1,2-dihydrobenzene-1,2-diol dehydrogenase, which yields MAPLRWAIVSAGTISHDFACAVSTLPAADHQLVAVGARGLENARKFAELHGIPRFYEGYEAIAKDPEVDVVYVGTVNNAHYEISRMMLEAGKHVLCEKPLCVNRGQARALLDFARERGRFCMEAIWSRFFPSYIHLRERIGRGDLGRIERVEVQFGFPLTHVERVRMKSLGGGTVLDLGVYTIQVAMWAFQAEPVKIEAAGQLNDEGVDVGITAKLHFPQGGVANIRTSAIDKLPNTAVIIGTKGSITLHDFWCPTELTDVDGTVRSYPLPTPKVECILQNSAGLRYEAEETRRRILADELESPSVSHQDSLAIAGVQDAIRKQIGVEMPEDYIYKS from the exons ATGGCACCATTACGCTGGGCAATTGTTAGTGCCGGTACGATATCGCACGACTTTGCGTGTGCCGTGTCGACGCTGCCGGCGGCCGACCATCAGCTGGTGGCGGTCGGTGCCCGTGGGTTGGAAAATGCAAGAAAGTTTGCCGAACTGCACGGCATTCCCCGGTTCTACGAGGGCTACGAAGCGATCGCAAAGGATCCGGAGGTGG ATGTCGTGTACGTCGGCACGGTCAATAACGCACACTACGAGATCAGCCGGATGATGTTGGAAGCCGGCAAGCACGTCCTTTGTGAGAAGCCTTTGTGTGTGAATCGCGGCCAGGCCCGGGCACTGCTCGACTTTGCCCGCGAACGGGGCCGGTTCTGCATGGAGGCGATCTGGTCACGGTTTTTCCCGAGCTACATCCACCTGCGCGAGCGCATCGGGCGCGGGGATTTGGGACGGATCGAGCGGGTCGAGGTACAGTTTGGCTTTCCGCTGACGCATGTGGAGCGCGTGCGGATGAAGAGTTTGGGCGGCGGGACGGTGCTGGATTTGGGCGTGTACACGATCCAGGTGGCGATGTGGGCTTTTCAGGCGGAACCGGTCAAGATCGAGGCGGCCGGCCAGCTGAACGACGAGGGCGTGGATGTGGGCATCACGGCCAAGCTACACTTCCCGCAGGGTGGGGTGGCAAACATACGGACGAGCGCGATTGACAAGCTGCCCAATACGGCCGTCATCATCGGCACGAAGGGTTCGATTACG CTACACGACTTTTGGTGCCCCACGGAGCTGACGGACGTGGACGGTACGGTGCGATCGTACCCGCTGCCGACGCCCAAGGTGGAGTGCATTCTGCAAAACAGCGCAGGGCTGCGGTACGAGGCGGAGGAGACGCGCCGTCGCATCTTGGCGGATGAGCTTGAGTCACCGTCCGTATCGCACCAGGACAGTCTGGCGATTGCCGGCGTGCAGGACGCGATCCGGAAGCAGATCGGGGTGGAAATGCCGGAAGACTACATCTACAAGAGCTAG
- the LOC1280183 gene encoding uncharacterized protein LOC1280183: MLKPLKDLLTYLQRNANSSNIFGLTTPTAASTTAAASTTMMGPNEAPRMEETIIVSEELSVVEDGGDPLYDPLALDDCPGADVVNVSGTSVGSDADDDGGVGISPDQFTLVDVSTLKPKEQQEADEPETEDDDDEEPATVVVRTVVEEKVMAEEEEQEQGPIGGLLNGSTSAALVVELETSESSSIVEAGDEVTPAGECERSSPTVLDKFASVEDVIRLSSLSSSSPSLLDEAETADGETIQLIDDYVDAVATVREGGSERTATVEAVAVAAAAAEVVQTTAEQIQGTTNGEEEEEASDGSDSGLGLEPARSVAVNSSGSTSNSSSSSSSSSNNSPLQRPPPIKSSLKRRSEPPVDAGQRETEEGASSQKRPKKGITFEGVTVFYFPRIQGFGCVPSQGGCTLGMEFQHVHSRRLTLSEHSAEQRKVHRQQLQELNPRSSSSEDTSSEEEPSESGSEAESESYGFLQPVSTRQRRALLKAAGVRKIDPSEKDDCREIRTSREVCGCTCRGFCDPHRCACSLAGIKCQVDRPNFPCGCTHEGCANTAGRVEFNPGRVRTHFLHTIMKLRMEGAGEGKAVMEAAGGSSAAGGGGVSDANAGCGVGGYVIGGEKNWSNGPVRLPPSSMVVGYGTDMPASTVPDMVDGTGSNHQVPGMLPQHLPMVLLDGMHHSAAGVLQQQQQQQHHLSHQSLPPYPNHLGVDDGMHQNYPSATSDSLSLHYGSYRDYYGGIESGTIGDGTHPAGMPLHHHHHHLPATTSSSSSIEPSSSSTALHANMYYTDSYASFQAQADSSTAAAHIDPYRHNPLVVGPLHHHVPSSTTAAVSRQHMLTTGHDRPTASTSYVESLRPDGEPAPPTLSLPEKGLLPQVPLQAVNGNASQTPTASSTTLVPCSEQATLDQSFRSDSEHCDPNVTVISDATTLSTIDSSGDVVTLVIPDTSRTDTCEIVDDDDGDGDGDRPKGSNLNCPSSDFIDLETPQADNAERLEAINDLLASSRNTLSIVRPSIVAEEDDELRDFQHPPPEPSESAICYEEDDDVDDGGDDDDSDDVILRGGGGGGLRVTRSAKDRDPPPRSFYGSGTLTNGTTTSKAAEQQQLHQKRTRCPTVGEECSSSHKRMLQNGSADEEVPFVSAYTADDVPAAAAVVSSSTANLLAAASVGSLSSAALEPSENLCEIIKNSIVETAVSH, translated from the exons ATGCTGAAACCGTTAAAAGACTTGCTTACCTATTTGCAAAGAAATGCTAACAGTTCCAATATATTCGG GTtaacaacaccaacagcagcatccaCTACAGCAGCCGCCAGCACGACGATGATGGGTCCAAACGAAGCTCCTAGGATGGAGGAAACGATTATTGTGAGCGAGGAGCTGTCCGTGGTGGAGGACGGTGGCGATCCGCTGTACGATCCGCTCGCACTGGACGACTGCCCCGGGGCGGACGTCGTGAACGTATCCGGCACGAGCGTGGGCAGCGACGCAGACGACGACGGCGGTGTTGGCATCTCGCCCGACCAGTTCACGCTGGTCGATGTGAGCACGCTGAAGCCCAAAGAGCAGCAGGAAGCGGACGAGCCGGAAACGgaggatgacgacgatgaggagccggcgacggtggtggtgcgcaCAGTGGTTGAGGAAAAAGTGATGGCGGaagaggaggagcaggagcaaGGACCGATTGGCGGTTTGCTGAACGGTTCCACCAGCGCTGCCTTGGTGGTGGAGTTGGAAACGTCGGAAAGCAGTTCGATCGTTGAGGCAGGAGATGAGGTGACGCCGGCTGGGGAGTGTGAACGATCGAGCCCAACCGTGCTGGATAAGTTTGCGTCCGTCGAGGATGTTATTAGgctgtcgtcgttgtcgtcgtcgtctccaTCGCTGCTAGATGAGGCGGAAACGGCCGACGGTGAAACGATACAGCTGATCGACGATTACGTCGATGCGGTCGCTACCGTTCGGGAGGGTGGAAGCGAACGAACAGCGACAGTAGAAGCagtggcagtagcagcagcagcagcagaggtgGTCCAAACCACCGCCGAACAAATACAGGGCACGACGAATggcgaagaggaggaggaggcgagCGACGGATCCGACTCCGGGTTGGGGTTGGAGCCGGCGCGCAGTGTGGCAGTTAATAGCAGTGGCAGCACTAGCaacagtagtagcagtagtagtagtagcagcaacaaTAGTCCACTGCAGCGACCACCACCAATTAAGAGCAGTTTGAAGCGACGCTCGGAACCACCGGTGGACGCTGGCCAGCGGGAGACGGAGGAAGGCGCTAGCAGCCAGAAACGGCCCAAGAAGGGCATCACCTTTGAAGGGGTGACGGTGTTTTACTTTCCTCGCATACAAGGCTTTGGCTGTGTGCCGTCCCAGGGTGGCTGTACACTGGGCATGGAGTTTCAGCACGTGCACTCACG CCGTCTAACGCTGTCGGAACATTCCGCCGAACAGCGGAAGGTgcaccggcagcagctgcaggagCTCAACCCGCGCAGCTCGTCCAGCGAGGACACCAGCAGCGAGGAGGAGCCGAGCGAGAGCGGCTCGGAGGCGGAGAGCGAATCGTACGGCTTCCTGCAGCCGGTCTCGACGCGGCAGCGGCGCGCCCTGCTCAAGGCGGCCGGCGTGCGCAAGATCGATCCGTCGGAAAAGGACGACTGCCGGGAGATACGGACCTCGCGGGAGGTGTGCGGCTGCACGTGCCGGGGCTTCTGCGATCCGCACCGGTGTGCCTGCAGCCTGGCCGGCATCAAGTGTCAGGTCGATCGGCCCAACTTTCCGTGCGGCTGCACGCACGAGGGTTGCGCGAACACGGCCGGCCGGGTCGAGTTTAATCCGGGGCGCGTGCGGACACACTTTTTGCACACGATCATGAAGCTGCGGATGGAAGGGGCAGGAGAGGGCAAAGCGGTGATGGAAGCGGCTGGTGGTAGCTCCgctgctggcggtggtggtgtgagtGATGCAAATGCGGGTTGTGGTGTTGGTGGCTATGTGATAGGCGGTGAAAAGAATTGGTCCAACGGTCCGGTACGATTACCGCCCAGTAGTATGGTGGTGGGCTACGGGACGGACATGCCCGCGTCGACCGTTCCGGATATGGTCGATGGGACGGGGTCGAACCATCAAGTGCCGGGCATGCTGCCTCAGCATCTCCCGATGGTTCTGCTGGACGGTATGCACCACAGCGCTGCAGGCgttcttcagcagcagcagcagcagcagcatcatctaTCACATCAATCCTTACCACCGTACCCTAATCACCTTGGTGTAGATGATGGAATGCATCAAAACTATCCCTCAGCGACGTCGGACTCACTCAGCCTGCACTACGGCTCTTACCGAGATTACTACGGCGGTATAGAGAGCGGTACGATAGGAGACGGTACACACCCGGCAGGGATGcctcttcatcatcatcatcatcatcttcccgCCACgaccagtagcagcagcagcatcgaaccgtcgtcgtcgtccaccGCACTGCACGCGAACATGTATTACACCGACAGCTACGCTAGCTTCCAAGCACAAGCCGATTCAAGTACAGCGGCGGCTCACATTGATCCTTACCGGCATAATCCGCTGGTAGTCGGGCCCTTACACCACCACGTACCGAGCAGCACGACGGCAGCCGTGTCACGCCAGCACATGCTTACGACGGGTCACGACCGACCGACGGCCAGCACGTCGTACGTCGAGAGTCTAAGGCCCGACGGTGAGCCTGCGCCTCCTACGCTCAGCCTGCCCGAGAAGGGTTTGTTGCCGCAAGTGCCTCTACAAGCCGTCAACGGTAACGCGTCCCAGACGCCGACTGCCAGTTCGACGACCCTTGTTCCCTGCAGCGAACAGGCGACGTTGGATCAATCGTTTCGGTCAGATTCCGAGCACTGTGATCCGAACGTGACGGTCATTAGCGATGCCACCACGCTCAGCACAATCGATTCCAGTGGCGATGTGGTGACGCTCGTCATTCCGGACACTAGCCGGACCGACACGTGCGAGATcgttgacgatgatgatggtgatggtgatggtgatcgCCCGAAAGGAAGCAACTTAAACTGCCCGTCGAGCGACTTTATCGATCTGGAAACACCGCAGGCTGATAATGCGGAACGGCTCGAGGCCATCAACGATCTGCTGGCCAGCAGCCGGAATACGCTCAGCATCGTGCGACCTTCGATCGTGGCGGAGGAAGATGACGAGCTGCGGGACTTTCAACATCCGCCACCGGAACCGTCGGAGAGCGCAATCTGCTACGAGGAAGATGACGACGTGGACGATGGCGGCGATGACGACGACAGTGACGACGTGATCctgcgtggtggtggtggtggtgggcttCGTGTGACAAGATCAGCGAAAGATCGCGATCCACCACCGAGAAGCTTTTACGGATCGGGTACGCTAACAAACGGTACCACTACCAGTAAAGCtgccgaacagcagcagctgcatcaGAAACGGACGCGTTGCCCTACCGTTGGAGAGGAATGCAGTTCTTCCCACAAGCGGATGCTGCAAAATGGTTCCGCCGATGAGGAGGTTCCCTTCGTTTCTGCGTACACTGCAGACGACGtcccggcggcagcagcagtggtatCGTCCAGTACGGCCAACCTGCTCGCTGCTGCCTCCGTCGGTTCGCTCTCCTCTGCGGCACTAGAACCTAGCGAGAATTTGTGTGAGATTATCAAAAACAGTATCGTGGAAACGGCTGTGTCACACTGA